The Arthrobacter oryzae DNA window AGTGTCGGATCCGCCGCGGCCCAGGGTAGTGATCTCGTTGGTGGTGCGGCTCATGCCCTGGAAGCCGGCCACAATCGCGATGTGTCCCTTGTCCAGGGCGGTACGGATCCGGTGGGGATCGACGTCGATGATGCGCGCTTTGCCGTGGATGCCGTCGGTGATCATGCCGGCCTGCGAGCCCGTGAAGGACTGGGCCGAGGCGCCCAGCTTGTTGATGGCCATGGCTACCAGGGCCATGGAGATGCGCTCCCCGGCGGAGAGAAGCATGTCCATTTCACGCGCGGGGGCCGAATCGGTGACCTGCGCGGCTAGGTCCAGAAGCTCGTCGGTGGTGTCACCCATGGCGGAGACCACAACAACTACCTCGTTGCCGGCCCGCTGGGCGTCCACGACGCGTTTGGCAACGCGTTTGATGCCGTCCGCGTCGGAAACCGAGGAGCCGCCGAACTTCTGCACAATGAGCTGCTTGGTGGGGGCGGCAGCCACGGGCAGCACATGCGGCTGGTTCTCGGTTTTCACTTCGGTAGTGGGCATACTCATGCGCGCACCCTCACTGCATCAAATCGGGGTTCCGGGGCCAGGCGACCAAAACGGCGCGACGGCGTAACTGATGTGCCAAGTTTATCGCCGGGAACCGCGCGGCGCTGAATTGTGACCGCATGGTGGCCTCCCGTCAGCCATCCCCCTCAGCCGTCTCCGGCGGGAATCCGTGTGTTCCGGTTCAGCTGAGCGCGTTGCGTCGGCCTTCGAAGGCGCGCCCCAGAGTGACCTCGTCCGCGTATTCCAGGTCACCGCCGACCGGCAGGCCGGAGGCGAGCCTGGTCACGGTGATGCCGATGGATTTCAGCATTCTGGCAAGGTAAGTTGCCGTGGCCTCGCCCTCAAGGTTGGGGTCAGTGGCGATGATGATTTCCTGGATGGCGCCGTCGTTCAGCCGGGTAAGGAGCTCCCTGATCCGCAGCTGTTCCGGGCCGACGCCGGCGATCGGGTTAATCGCGCCTCCCAGGACGTGGTAGCGGCCACGGAAGGAACGGGTGCGCTCAACGGCCAGGACGTCCTTGGACTCTTCCACCACGCAGATCACCGAGGGGTCCCGGCGGGGGTCACGACAGATGTTGCACAGCTCCTGCTCCGTGACGTTGCCGCAGACCGTACAGAATTTCACGCGTTCCTTGACGGTGGTGATGGCGTCCACGAGCCGCTTCATGTCCTGAGGGTCCGCCTCGAGGATATGGAATGCCAGCCGCTGGGCGGACTTGGGCCCCACGCCGGGAAGGCGGCCAAGTTCGTCGATCAGCTCTTGAACTGCACCTTCGTACACAATGTCCTCGTTCGTTTGACTCGTTTTTTGAATCGATAATGGGCTGGCGTGGCGGCCCGGGCATGCCGATTCCCTGCAGGCAATGCGGCCGGGGCCAAGCCGCCGGGTGGGAGTCCCGTTGGAGGGTGCCCAGACCTCCGGCGGCGCGGACTAGAAGCGCGGCGGGATCGGGCTGCCGTCCAGGGACCGCTCCTCCACCAGCTTTCCGCCCAGAATACGCTCGACGGCGGCGCGTCCAAAGACGCCCGATTCTTCAATCGTTTCGTCGTCCGGGCTCGGCGTGTCCTGGACGTAGGTCTTGACGGCCTCCGCCTGGCGGGCAGGGGCCTTGGCCCTGCCGGCTTCGGCCTCCGGGCTGTTGGATAGCCGCTGGTAGAGGCTTTGCTTGACGGCCGCGCCCGGAGCCGCTGTCGGAGCCGGAGTGGACTGGGCGGGCGCAGTCTGGGCTGGCGGGGACGCGTAAGCCGCCGGTGCCGACTCGATGCTCCTGACGTCCGGGCCGGCCATTGCCGGTGACGGGTCGGTTGCCGTGGCGGGAACATACTGCGCGGAGGCAGCCCAGCCTGCTCCGGAGGAGCTGCCCGCACCGACCAGTGCACCCACCGGCTGCCGGACTTCCGCCGGGCGCAAGGTTTCGCCGGAGCCGAGGGTGGACGCTTCTTCCGGGGTCTCGACTGGCCGGGGCAGCTGGGCCGCCGCCGGCTCGTAGTGCGGCGTGGGAGGCTCCGGAACAACGGGCAGGCCCGCACGGTCCGGGTCTTCCACGGACTTTCCAACGTTCGACTCGGCGCCCACGGTCCAGACGCCCGGCGCTTCTTCCTTGGCACGGGACCACGGATCGTCGCTGGAAGTACCGCCTGCTACGCGTGAAGAGTTGGCGGATGGCGGCGTCGGGTCCGGCTGCTCGCCTGATCCACGGTTTTCCGATGCCGGGCGTGACTGTTCCGGACGTGCCTGCGTCGGGACGGATTGCCTCGGAGCGGACGGCGTCCAGTCCATGGGAGGCTCTTCGTCCAACGGGGGAGCATCTTCGTCAAGGGGCGGGCCCCAGTCGTCCTCGGGGTAGCTGTACGAACCGGAAGCGGTCTCTTCCGGCTGCGACGCCGGGGCAACTGGAACCGCGGGCTCACGCTGCGCGTCCGCGCCGACAGAGCTGGCAGAGCCGACAGAAGCGGAAGAGCCGACAGAACCGGAAGAGCGGCCAGAACTGGCAGAGTCGGCGGCGGGGTCAGGCGTCGGGCCGGGGGCAAGACCCCAGGCAACGTCGGCGGACGTCGCCGGAGTTTCCGGCTTAGCGGGTGCTTTTGGGTTTGGCTCAGAGCTCGCTGTGCTGCCGGCGCTGCTGGGCACTGCATGGACGCCGCCGGACACCGCATTGATCTGGCAGTCGATGCCAACGGTCTTGTGGATTGCCTGGCGAAGATTCTCGGAGTGGTCGGCCCGGCCGAAGGCGCCGGCCAGCCCGGACGTTGTGAAGACCAGAGTGAGCATCTGGCCGTCGAACTGGCCCACCTGGGCGTTCGGTTCGACAAGCGCCCAGGTGCTGCGCTTGATCTTGCTCAGGGTCTGCAGGATGTCAGCCCAGGCGCGGCGCAGGACCTCCACGTCACCCCCGGGACCGTGGGCCGGAACGTGGCTCTCAGCCGCGGGCTGCCTTGCTTCGGACTTCATGGGTGCCCGCTCGGCAGCCACCGGTTCGGCCACTGCGGCGGGTGCAGCAGGTGCCGGTGCCGCAGCTGGAACCGGCGCCGCAGCTGCAGGTGCTGGCGGAGCGGCAGGACGGGAAGGCGCTTGACCGGACGGGACCCGATTCGCAGCCGGCTGTTCGTCGACCGGCCAGTCCGCTGTGGAAACGCGCGGGGGAGTGAGGGATTCCCGTGCGGGCGCTTCACTGCGTGCGGCGGCTGGTTCAGCCGCCGGCCCGGCCGCGGGAGCCTGCTCCGGTGACGGTGCCTGAATCGGTGCGGAGGTTGGCGCAGCAGGCGCAGGCGCCGGCGCGGACACCGGCGCAGCAGCGGGCGCGGGAGCGGACACGGGCGCAGCGGCAGGCGCGGACACCGGCGTTGCGGCGGGTGCCGCCGAAGCAGCGACGGGTGCTCCGACGTCGTTCCCTCCGTAGTTCAGGCGGCGCTCCACGCGGTCGATCCGGGCAGCGATCCCGCGCTCGGTCTGTTCTGAAGTCGGGAGGAGGATGCGGGCGCACAGCAGCTCCAGGTGGAGCCGCGGCGACGTGGCACCGGTCATCTCAGTGAGGGCGGTGTTGGTCACGTCGGCAGCCCGGGACAGTTCGGCCGCGCCAAGGTTGTGGGCCTGATTCTGAAGCCGGGCTATCTGGTCCGCCGGCATCCCGCGGAGGATCGACTGGGCGCTCTCCGGCATGGCCTGGACAATGATGAGGTCGCGGAAGCGCTCCAGGAGATCCTCCACGAAGCGCCGCGGATCGTGGCCGGTCTGGATCACGCGGTCCACGGCCCGGAACACCGTGGCGGCGTCCGCGGCTGCAACTGCTTCGACGACGTCGTCCAGGAGGGACGCGTGGGTGTAGCCCAGCAACGCGACCGCGAGCTCGTAGTCCAGCCCGGTGGGGCCGGCCCCTGCCATCAGCTGGTCCAGGACGGAGAGCGAGTCGCGCACCGACCCGCCGCCTGCCCTGATGACCAAGGACAGCACGCCGGGCGCCACGGGAACGTTTTCCTGGTTGCAGAGCAGCTCAAGGTAGGCCATGAGGGGTTCGGGCGGGACCAGCCGGAACGGGTAGTGGTGGGTCCGCGAACGGATGGTTCCGATCACTTTGTCCGGCTCCGTGGTGGCGAAGATGAACTTGATGTGCTCCGGCGGCTCTTCCACGATCTTGAGCAGGGCGTTGAAGCCGGCCGAGGTGACCATGTGGGCTTCGTCGATAATGAAGATTTTGTAGCGGTCCCGGACTGGCGCGTAGGTGGCGCGTTCGCGGAGGTCGCGGGCATCGTCCACGCCACCGTGGCTCGCGGCGTCGATCTCGATCACGTCGAGTGATCCGGAGCCCCCGCGTGCCAACTCGATGCAGCTGGGGCACTTGCCGCAGGGGGTATCAGTGGGACCCTCGGCGCAGTTGAGGCAACGGGCCAGGATGCGGGCCGAGGTGGTCTTTCCGCAGCCGCGCGGACCGGAAAACAGGTAGGCGTGATTGACGCGGTTCTTTCGCAGCGCCGTCATCAGCGGATCGGTGACGTGTTCCTGCCCGATAACGTCAGCAAAGGAGTCTGGACGGTATCTGCGGTAAAGGGCGGTTGTAACACTCACAGAGAAAACCCTACCAATCCGGGCTGACAATCAGACCCTCGCGGGCGGCCGCCCTGTTCGGGAATAGTAAAGACCCCCCATGCACCCGCCAGAGCCCGTCTACCCTTGCTACCTTCCGGTCCTGGGGGAGTTCAACAGGATGACGCCACATGAGGGGCCGTCAATGAGTTTACCCGATGATTTCGTGTGCCCCGAATCGGCTGACCGCGGCTCATTCCGGCGGCCCCGGCTAGGTTTCGCGGCCGCCCCGCGCCGTGGCCGGACGGTGTCCGTTGACCGCCCAGCTCATCAGTGCGGGCTCCTCGTAGGGGTGGGCGGTGCGAAGGGCTGCCACAACGGCGTCGAGCACGTCTTCCGTGACGACGCACTCGATCCTTACCTCCGGCACGTGTTCGCTGCGGTCCTGGGAACCGAGAAACGGCTGGGATCCGGCGAGGGGTGTGAACCGTCCGGTGCCGGGGGTGGTGAAGGCGCAGTGCGAATAGTTGCCGATCCGTCCGGCGCCCGCATCGCCGACAGCGGCGAGGACAGCCTCCGCGTGGTCTGCGGGAACGTACGTCACCAGGGCATGCAGTTGGGTCATGAGGCCCATCTTTCCAGCAGTTTGCCGGAAGCGGATACCGGCACAAGTCGGTAACGGTCCGCCGATATTCGGCCAGGAACCCTTGCTTATCACTGCCCCAGGGCGGACGATGGATATGTACACCGATTGGGGCAATCTCAAGTTGAGCTCAAGGTTGTGAGCTGCAGGGCCTGGCGCGAGGGCCGGACCCGGCAGCTCAACGGTGTTCCGGCGGAGTGGGCGCATTGGGGGCGTCCATTTTGACGTTAACGGGCCTTTTGAAGCGCTGGTCCGGGCACTGCACAGCATGCCGTCGTAATGTCCCGCGGTGCCCAATTGGGTGATGCCGGAAAGTTCAGGTAGTCTAGTATCTGCTTTTGATTCAGAAGCTACTGGAGAATTCGCCTAGCGGCCTATGGCGCACGCCTGGAACGCGTGTTGGGTTAACGCCCTCGGGGGTTCAAATCCCCCATTCTCCGCGGTTCGGCCCCGGTCCTCGGACCGGGGCCTTTTTGCGTTCCGTCCACTATGCAGCAAAACCGAGGCGCCGCAGCCGGCGTCGTGCTGCCTGCTCACTCGGCCCGATCCTGTGTCCGCGTTTTGCCCCGCCAAGGGCCAACTGGACGACGGCGAGAGTCACCTTGGTGCCGAACCTCACCGGCAGCGGCAGGGGGCCCAGCCGGGCTGTCCGGAGCCCCAGCAACTCCCGGTATTTCGGGTCGAGGCTGGCGACAGCGGCGGCAAACAGCATCCGGTATCCGGGGCGCAGCGAAGGATGCAGCGGCGGGTTGCGGATGAAGGCCACAATCTCAGCCACCCGCTCATCGGAGCGGAGGTCGCCGTCGTCGTACCAGCTGTCCAGCTGCCGCCTCATTTCCGCCTCGCTCAGCGGGGGCGAATCAACCCCCATCAGCGTTCCCGCGTGCGCCCACTCCCGGACGTACGCATCCGGACCGCCGGGGATGGGCCGTCCCCAGATCTTGTGGGCGGAGAGGAATGCGTCAGTGAAGGCGATGTGGACCCAGCGGAGGAGTTCGGGGTCGTTGGCTGCATAGCTCCTGGTGATTCCGTGGGCGTCCACGTAGTCCCCCCGTACCGCTTCGTGCAGCCGCAGCACCCAGCCGGAGGCTTCATGCGCCGCGGAGGTGGAGCCATAGGACACGGTGAAGATCCAGCGGATGGTTCCGGCTAGCCGTCCCAGGGGATCTTCGCGGAACCGTGAATGGTCGTGCACGCCGGCCAGGGCGCCCGGATGGAGCGACTGCATCAGGAGCGCGCGGATTCCCGCCACGATGGTGGTCATTGAACCGTGGACCGCCCAGACCGCGGACCCCGGAAGGTGGTAGCCGGCGTCGTCACCGTCCTCAAGCCGGGGGACCCAGGGTGGCACCGCACCCCGCGAGCCGGTGAAGGTCTGCCTGAGCTCGGCCTGCCACTCCCTGAGGACATTGCGCATGGTCCATTCTGCGCACCATAGCTGTGAGTCAGCTGGGAATTCCGGCCGGAAGTGGCGGAATTCCGCGGGAGTGCCTGGGCGGGCCGATGTTGGGGGGTTCACAGAGTCGATGGGGCTGTGGTCCCATAGGAATCGTAAGTCCGTCGAGATTGGGGTCTGGCGGGCCTATCGCAGGAGTCGCACGTGGGAAATCACTGGGGATATGGACACGACGAGCAACCAGCCAGGCCCTGCCTCGCCGCTGCACGGATTCTTGGCGTATGCGCCGTTTCAACGTTTGGTGTGATTGGGCTTAGTCTCCAAATGCCCGCGGCTGCGCCATCTGCGGTGGTTGCCGCCTCGAAGCAGGCCCCGATAGGCAATGCGGGCATTGCGCCCTGGTGGCCGGATGCCTTCGTCAAACCGCTGGGCATTGCCCCCGACGCCGTTTCGGCCAATGCCAACGCCCTGATCTCCTTCAGCCGCAGCGACATCCGGACAAGCTCCAAAAGCGGCCAGCGTGAACTCAACGTTGCCTCCGACGAACTGAGGCGGCCACCTGCCGGTTCCCTGATGTCTCCCTTGGAAGTCCTGACCGAAACTTCAGGCTTCGGGCTCCGGGTCAGCCCGCTGACCGGGACCGCGGGTGAGTTCCACTGGGGCCAGGACTTTGCGGCTGCGTGCGGCAGTCGCGTGTACGCGGCCGACGCCGGTGTGGTCAGGGCCGTGGGCTGGCACCCGTGGGGTGGCGGCAATCGTTTGGAGATCGACCATGGCAACGGGCTGATCACCACCTACAACCATTTGGAAGGGATCGCCGTCAAGAAGGGCGACTCTGTCCAGGTGGGTGAGGTCATAGCTAAAGTCGGCACCACTGGTTCGTCCACGGGGTGCCACCTGCATTTTGAAACTATCCTCAACGGCGTCCACGCCAACCCCCTGGACTGGACACTGCTGCCCACCAAGCAGCTGGATGAGCTGGGGAACATCGACATGATCAGCTACGTTCCCGGCATCGGCGCCCCCGAGGGCGATCCCACCTGGGCCATCCCCGTCTCCGCGGACAACGCGCACACGGTGTCGGGCGGCGAGGCTGAAGTTCCCGCGCCGGAAACGCCCGCCGCGACGGCCACCGGGACGTCGTCGGCTCCTGCGACGCCTTCTGCGACGTCTTCCGTGTCGGGAAGCTCGACGGCGACCCCAACTCAAACGCCTACCGGCACCGCTACGGCCACCCCGACGCCGACTCCCACGCCGCCGCCGACTCCAACGCCGACGCCGACTCCAACCCAGACCGGGCAGTCCACTGAGCCGGCGTCGCCGACGGAGAGCGTCACCGCGGAACCCACGGCTGAGCCCACCGCGGAACCCACGTGGGAACCTTCCCCGGAACCGACTACGGAACCCACGGCTGAGCCCACCGCAGAGCCTTCGTTCACAGCCACCGCTGAGCCCACCGCGGAACCTTCGTTCACAGCCACCGCTGAGCCCACCGCGGAACCCGCGTGGGAACCTTCCCCGGAACCGACTACGGAACCCACGGCCGAGCCGACGCCAACAGAAACACCCACCCCCGGGCCATAAGGGCATTCGGTTTACCACCGCGTTCCTCCTCCCGAAGGACCGCGCCGGAATTCACAGGGCGCCAACCCATACACTTGGCCGTTGTCAACGAATAGCAGCCATGACCAGTTTCTTAAGGAAGCCCTCCGTGAATTCGATCCACTCCATTCCGCTGACCCTCAATGACGGAACCGAAACCGATTTTGGCCGCTTCAAGGGAAACGTGGTGATGGTGGTCAACGTGGCCTCCCAGTGTGGCTTCACGCCGCAGTACGCCGGCCTTGAATTGCTGTACGGCAAGTTCAAGGACCAAGGATTCGAGATCCTGGGCGTGCCGTGCAACCAGTTCGCCGGACAGGAACCGGGTGGCGACGACGAAATCGCCGAATTCTGCGAACGCAATTTCGGCGTGACATTCCCGCTGGCCGCAAAGGCTGATGTGCGCGGCAGGAACCAGCACCCGCTGTACGCAGAACTCACCAAATTCAAGAACGGGCTTCTCCCCGGGATGGTGAAGTGGAACTTTGAAAAGTTCCTGGTCAACCGCGACGGGTTTGTGGTGGCCCGCTTTGCGCCCACGGTGGAGCCGGATTCGCCGGAGGTCATCGCCGCCATCGAGGATGCCCTCGCCTGACGACAGTGCGTGAGACGACACCGCTATGACGGCGGGCACTAGGGCCCAACGGCCCATGTTCCTCAGCATGCTTACCGCCTAGACTGGCCGGACCCTCCAATCTGTCCAGCAAGGCCGCGGCTTCGCCCGCTGCACCACTGCGGGACGGCGCGGCCGGTCCATGCCTGCCTCGGAGGGCGCATCAGTACTTCATGAATCACACGGGACATCCTTGCGGTGCCCGTGAAACCAGGAGGAAAGAGATGACAGGGAACAAAGCCGTTGCCTACAAAGGACCGGGCAAGGTCGAACTGATCGACATCGACTATCCCAGCTTCGAACTCAAGGACGGACCGGGCGTCAACCCCGCCAATGTGGGCCGCTCCGTGCGCCATGGCGTGATCCTCAAGACCGTTGCCACCAACATCTGCGGCTCCGACCAGCACATGGTTCGCGGCCGCACCACTGCTCCGCCGGACCTCGTCCTGGGGCACGAAATCACCGGTGAAGTAGTGGAAATCGGCCCGGACGTTGAGTTCATCAAGGTGGGGGACATCTGCTCCGTTCCGTTCAACATCGCCTGCGGGCGCTGCCGCAACTGCAAGGAACGCAAGACCGGCATCTGCCTCAACGTCAATCCGGACCGGCCGGGAAGCGCCTACGGGTACGTCGACATGGGCGGCTGGGTGGGCGGCCAGGCCAACTACGTCCTGGTGCCCTACGCGGACTGGAACCTGCTGAAGTTCCCGGACAAGGACCGGGCCATGGAGAAGATCCTCGACCTGGCCATGCTTTCGGACATCTTCCCCACGGGATTCCATGGCGCCGTCAGTGCCGGGGTCGGCGTCGGCTCCACCGTCTACATCGCCGGTGCCGGCCCGGTCGGCCTGGCCGCGGCCACAAGCGCCCACTTGCTGGGCGCCGCCGTCGTAATCGTCGGTGACTTGAACGAGGACCGGCTCGCGCGGGCGCGCAGCTTTGGCTGCGAAACGGTGGACCTCACCAAAGGGGGCCCGGCGGAGCAGATCGAGCAGATCCTTGGCGTACCGGAAGTGGACTGCGGCGTGGACGCGGTGGGCTTCGAGGCACGCGGTCACGGACACGGCAAGGACGCCGAGGAAGCTCCGGCCACCGTGCTGAACTCGCTGATGGACATCACCGCCGCCGGCGGTGCACTGGGCATCCCGGGGCTGTACGTCACGGGTGATCCGGGCGGCATTGACGAGGCAGCCAAGAAGGGTTCCCTGAGCCTGAGCCTGGGTACCGGATGGGCCAAGTCGCTGAGCTTCACCACAGGCCAGTGCCCGGTGATGAAGTACAACCGCCAGTTGATGATGGCCATCCTGAACGACAAGGTGAACATCGCCAAGAACGTGAACGCTAAGGCCATTTCACTGGAGGACGCTCCCAAGGGCTACGCCGAGTTCGACGCCGGCGCCGCCACGAAGTACGTCCTCAACCCGAACGGCTACCTGAGCTAAGCCGCCGAAGAGCTGAGTAACTACGTGCCGGCGGACACGTACCCTCTGGGGTGTGTGTCCGCCGGACTACTCGTTATTTCCATATTTTCAAACATGCCTACTGGAGTTTGCACATTGTTGGCCGAATGTCTGATTGGATAGACCTTACTGAGAGGGACACTGGAGGCGCCGCTTCCAACCAACCACGAAGGCAGTAATGGAGCTCATCGAGGCCGAACACCCCCGGCCGCGTCATTTTCTACTCCACCTGAGCGACCCCCACCTGTTGGGGGGTCCGGATCATCTGTATGGCACAGTAGACAGCGAAGCCCGCCTGAAACAGCTGTTTGAGGAAGTCAAAGCCTCAGGGGCCCGTCCGGAAGCCGTGATTTTCACCGGCGACCTGGCTGACCAGGGCGAACCCGAGGCGTATGTAAAGTTGAGGGCCATCGTTGAACCCGCCTGCAAGGCGATGAACGCGCAGGTCATCTGGGCCATGGGAAACCACGACGACCGTGGGAACTTCCGCGCCGGCCTGCTCGACCAGCCCGGGAACGATTCACCGCTGGACCACAGCTACTTCGTCAACGGACTGCGGGTGATCACCCTGGACACCTCGGTGCCGGGGTTCCACCATGGTGAACTCAGCGAGGAGCAGTTGGAATGGCTCGCCGCAGAACTCGCCACCCCTGCGCCGGACGGCACCATCCTGGCGCTGCACCACCCACCGGTCCCCTCCATCCTGGACCTTGCCGTCCTTGTGGAGCTCCGCGGCCAGCCGGCCCTTGCAGCGGTCCTGCGCAACTCGGACGTCCGCACCATCCTGGCCGGCCACCTGCACTACTCCACCACCGCCACCTTCGCAGGCATTCCGGTGTCGGTGGCCTCTGCCACCTGCTACACCCAGGACCTGAACGTACCCGTGGGCGGCACGCGCCCGCACGACGGCGGCCAGGCCTTCAACCTTGTGCACGTGTATGAACACACGATTGTGCATTCCGTGGTGCCTGTCGGCAGCGCGGCAGCCGTGGGCGAGGTTGTGAGCGCGGCGGAAACCCAGCGGCGCCTGGCGGCCGCGGGCGTCCGCATTCCCCGCCAGGCGAAGACACAGGGACACCCGCCCACCCAGAGCATCCCCATGGTCAGCATGGGTTCCGGACGCTGAGTTTCTACTTTTCCCAGGGCGCCTTGATGGGGTAGTACTTCTCCAGGAAGTCCGTCACCAGTTCGGCACGTTCGTCGGCTTCCACTTCGGGGAAGCTGCCGTCGTTCAGGCAGAAGAAGTCCATGTTGCGCTTGGACAGCAGCTTGGGCAGGTAATTGAGGCCAGACCGCATCGTCGTGTCGATGTACCTGACCTTCGCTGCGGTCTGGGTGACCGCCCGCCCGGTCAGCAGGGCGTAGTAGTGGTAAAAGGAGTTCGTGACGGAGATATTGTCCGCGGCACGGAACCGGCTTGCCGCGGTCTTGGCGAATTCCTGCGGGAATTCCTGCTCCATGGTGGCCACCACGCTCCGCCGCAACGGGGCAGCCGTGTGCTCCAGGTGGCGGGTGGTGATCCGGCCGAACCGGTCCCACAGGAGTTTCCGGTTCACCCTGGCAGCGTTCTCGAAGCCGCTGCGCTCTGCGTCGTTGTCGCCCAGCCCGATGCGGGTTTCCGCCTCAATGAACTTGGTGACGCCGCCCGGGGTGAAGAACATGTCCGGTCCCACCGCGCGGCCGAAGAACATGTCGTCGTTGGAGTACAGGAAGTGCTCCGAGAGCCCCTCAATGTGGTGCAGCTGGCACTCGACGGCCTGTGAATTGTGCGTGGGCAGCACGGACGGGTCCGCGAAAAATTCTTCACTGCGCACAATGGTCACCGACGGGTGGTCGGCCAGCCAGGCGGGCGCCGGGGAGTCCGTGGCGATAAAGATGCGCCGCACCCACGGAGCGAACATGTAGACCGAGCGCAGGGCATACTTCAGTTCGTCGATCTGGCGGTAGCGGGCCTCGTGGTCATCGCCTTCGCCCACCACCACGCCTGCCATCCTGGCGCGCCGCGCGGCGATGTACTCCGGCGAGCTGCCGTCCACCCAGGAAAACACCATGTCGATGTCGAAGCTGATATCGCTCGCGTGGTCCGCGAACATGTTCTCGATGGTGGGCCAGGTGTGGCCGTAGCGCTCCACGGTGCCGCGCACTGCGTCGGTGGTGAGCATGGTCCGGCGGGTGAGGGAATTTTCGATCGGCAGGATCAGCTGGTTGCCTTCAAAGCTCCACAGCTCGATCTGCACGCCGGCGGAGGAGCCGAAGTCGAAACCGCCGTTGGGCTCAACGCGCGGACGGTAGAGCCGGAAGATCCGGGCCTGGCGGTTGGGGGAGAGCTCGCCGTCGGCCACCAGGACAGAGGACTTCTTCTTGGCATCCACGGTCATGGAGTAAACAGGCTCGTCACGGCACGCTTCCACCAGCGCGGCCCGGAGCTTCTTCCGGTTCTCCCAGTCCAGCGCAATGACCGGCCGGTGGTTGTTGCCGCGGACCAAGAGGTAGTCCAGGCCCGCATTCGCGAGGACATTGCGGATGAACAGCAGGTCCTCCACCATGGCCTGATAAGGCGTCCGGGTGTCATTGATTAGCGCGTAGCGCCCCCGGTGGCGGACCACGTCGGGGCGGTTCTTCAGCCGCGCAACAGCGGCGGGCGACGTAACTTCGGCGTGGCTCCGGCCGTCGTCGGAGGGCTGACCGCCGTAGTAGATCTCATCCTGAACGAGTGCGTCTGTAATGGTGTTTCTCCGAGCTTTTGTCTATAGAGGTCCTACCTGCATAATAACCCGCGCAAAAAAACCGGACTAATCCCGGACTCAGCCGGCCAGGGCGTCCCGCCAGCTGCGCAGGAACGCCGCGCCGGCGTCGT harbors:
- a CDS encoding phosphodiesterase, which produces MELIEAEHPRPRHFLLHLSDPHLLGGPDHLYGTVDSEARLKQLFEEVKASGARPEAVIFTGDLADQGEPEAYVKLRAIVEPACKAMNAQVIWAMGNHDDRGNFRAGLLDQPGNDSPLDHSYFVNGLRVITLDTSVPGFHHGELSEEQLEWLAAELATPAPDGTILALHHPPVPSILDLAVLVELRGQPALAAVLRNSDVRTILAGHLHYSTTATFAGIPVSVASATCYTQDLNVPVGGTRPHDGGQAFNLVHVYEHTIVHSVVPVGSAAAVGEVVSAAETQRRLAAAGVRIPRQAKTQGHPPTQSIPMVSMGSGR
- a CDS encoding stealth family protein — encoded protein: MVRHRGRYALINDTRTPYQAMVEDLLFIRNVLANAGLDYLLVRGNNHRPVIALDWENRKKLRAALVEACRDEPVYSMTVDAKKKSSVLVADGELSPNRQARIFRLYRPRVEPNGGFDFGSSAGVQIELWSFEGNQLILPIENSLTRRTMLTTDAVRGTVERYGHTWPTIENMFADHASDISFDIDMVFSWVDGSSPEYIAARRARMAGVVVGEGDDHEARYRQIDELKYALRSVYMFAPWVRRIFIATDSPAPAWLADHPSVTIVRSEEFFADPSVLPTHNSQAVECQLHHIEGLSEHFLYSNDDMFFGRAVGPDMFFTPGGVTKFIEAETRIGLGDNDAERSGFENAARVNRKLLWDRFGRITTRHLEHTAAPLRRSVVATMEQEFPQEFAKTAASRFRAADNISVTNSFYHYYALLTGRAVTQTAAKVRYIDTTMRSGLNYLPKLLSKRNMDFFCLNDGSFPEVEADERAELVTDFLEKYYPIKAPWEK